In Syntrophomonas wolfei subsp. wolfei str. Goettingen G311, a single window of DNA contains:
- the glyS gene encoding glycine--tRNA ligase subunit beta: MAQDLLLEIGVEEMPSAYMPRVLKDLKDLAQKNLAEARLSCGEVLTLGTPRRLCLWVKEISEEQEDSLLENRGPKKSIAFDANGNPSKAGLGFARSQGVDFRELQIREVSGVEYLFAIKKEKGQAAEQILPGLLLKVIHSLSFPKSMTWSYYQTRFARPIRWLLAIFGDKNVEFNIENIKSANYTYGHRFLSTGVLLVTSIDDYFRVLREHYVILDQAERKKMIWQQVQKVAGEAGGKAMENEELLEEVAFLVEFPTAFYGEFSPSYLDVPPEVLTTSMIEHQRYFPVYNNEGRLLPGFVGVRNGTDYCLDIVRAGNERVLKARLEDALFFWNEDSRKSLEEMSAKLKNVLFHERLGTLADKVLRLQKLALFIGQQTGLGQPEKLQRSALLCKADLMSNMVYEFPELQGIMGRYYASGSAEEPEVAEAIFEHYLPRFAGDKLPSSAGGIVLSLAEKMDNLMGCFSIGIKPSGSQDPYALRRQALGLVNIILDKKLSIDLKLVFEQAYLGYKDIDLEKSREDSVKELLDFIYQRMRGVLLDNGISYDVVDAALSRPSFDLFETYYRAFKLQEFKKSPVFEDFMVVYNRVHNLSRKWESEEIDLDLLVDESEKNLCQKLPGLQEDIKKSLIAQDYTRALELLAALRADIDQFFTAVMVMVDDERLKAARLGILKSIANMFNSIADFSKIV; this comes from the coding sequence TTGGCGCAAGATCTACTGCTGGAAATCGGGGTGGAGGAAATGCCTTCTGCTTATATGCCCCGAGTATTAAAGGATTTGAAAGATTTAGCTCAGAAAAATCTGGCTGAGGCTCGTCTGAGCTGCGGGGAAGTCTTGACGTTGGGAACACCTCGCCGGCTTTGCCTCTGGGTGAAGGAAATAAGTGAAGAGCAGGAAGATTCATTGTTAGAAAATAGAGGACCGAAAAAAAGCATTGCCTTTGATGCTAATGGGAATCCCAGCAAAGCAGGGCTGGGGTTTGCCCGCAGCCAGGGAGTTGATTTCCGTGAATTGCAGATACGAGAAGTAAGCGGGGTGGAGTATCTTTTTGCGATCAAAAAAGAAAAAGGACAGGCGGCGGAGCAAATTCTGCCTGGTTTGCTCTTAAAAGTGATTCATTCCCTCTCCTTCCCTAAATCCATGACCTGGTCCTATTATCAGACCCGTTTTGCCCGCCCTATTCGTTGGCTTTTGGCTATATTTGGGGATAAAAATGTGGAATTCAACATAGAAAATATTAAAAGTGCTAATTATACCTATGGGCACCGCTTCCTCTCTACGGGAGTGCTGCTAGTAACGAGTATTGACGATTATTTTCGAGTCTTGCGTGAGCATTATGTCATATTGGATCAAGCCGAGAGAAAAAAGATGATCTGGCAGCAGGTACAAAAGGTGGCGGGCGAAGCTGGCGGTAAAGCCATGGAGAATGAAGAGTTGCTGGAGGAAGTTGCATTTCTGGTGGAATTCCCTACGGCTTTTTATGGCGAATTTTCTCCCTCCTATCTGGATGTTCCACCTGAGGTCTTAACTACCTCCATGATTGAACACCAGCGCTATTTTCCGGTTTATAATAATGAGGGTAGGCTTTTACCCGGTTTTGTTGGAGTGAGGAACGGAACTGATTATTGTCTGGATATCGTTAGAGCGGGAAACGAACGGGTTTTAAAGGCCCGGCTGGAAGATGCGCTCTTTTTCTGGAATGAAGATAGCAGGAAATCCCTGGAGGAAATGAGCGCTAAACTGAAAAATGTTCTTTTTCATGAACGCTTGGGAACCCTGGCCGACAAGGTACTGCGCCTGCAGAAGCTGGCTCTCTTTATTGGGCAGCAAACGGGACTGGGCCAGCCGGAAAAATTGCAGCGTTCCGCTTTGCTTTGCAAGGCTGATCTTATGAGTAATATGGTTTATGAGTTTCCTGAACTGCAGGGCATTATGGGCCGTTATTATGCAAGCGGAAGTGCTGAGGAGCCCGAGGTTGCAGAGGCCATTTTTGAGCATTACCTGCCCCGTTTTGCTGGTGATAAGTTGCCTTCCAGTGCGGGCGGTATAGTTCTTAGCCTGGCGGAGAAAATGGATAATCTGATGGGTTGTTTCTCCATCGGGATAAAGCCCAGCGGTTCCCAGGATCCTTATGCCTTGCGCCGGCAGGCCCTGGGATTAGTAAACATCATTCTGGACAAAAAGCTGAGTATAGACTTGAAGCTGGTTTTTGAGCAGGCGTATCTGGGATATAAGGATATTGATCTGGAAAAGAGCAGGGAAGATAGTGTTAAAGAACTCCTGGATTTTATATACCAGAGGATGCGAGGCGTATTACTGGATAACGGGATTTCTTATGATGTGGTTGACGCTGCTCTGTCCCGGCCTTCTTTTGATTTATTCGAAACTTATTACCGGGCCTTTAAGTTGCAGGAATTTAAGAAATCACCGGTGTTTGAGGATTTTATGGTAGTTTATAACCGGGTCCATAATCTATCGCGGAAATGGGAAAGTGAAGAAATTGACCTGGATCTATTGGTGGATGAAAGTGAAAAGAACTTGTGCCAGAAACTACCTGGGCTCCAGGAAGACATTAAAAAATCACTGATAGCCCAAGACTATACCCGGGCACTGGAACTTCTCGCTGCTCTCAGAGCGGATATAGACCAGTTCTTTACGGCCGTAATGGTGATGGTAGACGATGAGAGGCTCAAAGCAGCTCGTTTAGGCATCCTAAAATCAATTGCCAATATGTTCAACTCCATCGCAGATTTCAGCAAAATTGTATAA
- the glyQ gene encoding glycine--tRNA ligase subunit alpha encodes MNFQELILRLHNFWGQQGCIIQQPYDVEKGAGTMNPATFLRALGPEPWKVAYVEPSRRPTDGRYGENPNRLQHYYQYQVILKPSPDNVIDLYLASLRDLGIEPEKHDIRLVEDNWESPTLGAWGLGWEIWLDGMEITQFTYFQQCGGFDCLPVSAEITYGIERIAMYIQNKESVFDIEWVDGISYADVHHQAEVDYSHYNFEAADVGALTSMFNICEEEAIRVAERQLVQPAYDYVLKCSHLFNLLDARGAISVTERTAYIGRVRNLARMVAREYLEQRKRLNYPLLKDEKLRKQLIIEEEVL; translated from the coding sequence ATGAATTTTCAGGAGCTGATTCTGCGCTTGCACAATTTTTGGGGCCAACAGGGTTGCATAATTCAACAGCCCTATGATGTAGAAAAAGGAGCCGGAACTATGAATCCGGCAACCTTTTTGCGGGCTCTGGGGCCGGAGCCCTGGAAGGTGGCTTATGTTGAGCCCTCACGCCGCCCCACTGACGGGAGGTACGGGGAAAACCCCAACCGCCTGCAGCATTATTATCAGTACCAGGTTATTCTCAAACCATCCCCGGATAATGTGATTGATCTCTACCTGGCCAGCCTGCGTGATCTGGGAATTGAACCGGAAAAGCATGATATCCGGTTGGTGGAAGATAATTGGGAATCGCCTACTCTGGGAGCCTGGGGCCTGGGTTGGGAGATTTGGCTGGATGGTATGGAGATTACCCAGTTCACATATTTCCAGCAATGCGGGGGATTTGACTGCTTGCCGGTTTCAGCGGAGATAACCTATGGTATTGAACGTATAGCTATGTATATTCAGAATAAAGAGAGCGTTTTTGATATTGAATGGGTTGATGGCATTAGTTATGCGGATGTTCACCATCAGGCTGAAGTGGATTATTCCCACTATAATTTTGAGGCCGCCGATGTCGGGGCTTTGACCAGCATGTTTAATATCTGTGAAGAAGAGGCTATAAGAGTGGCCGAGCGGCAATTGGTTCAACCGGCTTATGACTATGTTTTAAAGTGTTCTCACCTTTTCAACCTTCTTGATGCCCGGGGAGCTATCAGCGTGACCGAGCGCACTGCTTATATAGGCCGGGTGCGTAATCTGGCCCGGATGGTGGCCCGGGAATACCTGGAGCAGAGGAAAAGGCTTAATTACCCTTTGTTAAAGGATGAAAAGCTTAGAAAGCAATTAATCATTGAAGAGGAGGTGCTCTAA
- a CDS encoding peptidoglycan-binding domain-containing protein gives MTTYITLGSRVLRRGDEGTDVELLQNLLKILPDPIGSGIKEKGVFGKETENAVKKFQKYFNLAIDGIVGANTFLFLGVPTASYIPPGGNLFGARILQKGSYGYDVWVLQNRLATTAKKFADTLGQPANRNFDSKTESAVKMFQRDVHLEGDGIVGPQTVYQLYNYATMGARILQKGRWDRNQGYDVYWLQRNLQELGYYQGKLDGKFGSQTEAAVKKLQEASGIKVDGIVGANTFYHLASC, from the coding sequence TTGACAACCTATATCACTCTGGGAAGCCGGGTATTAAGACGAGGCGATGAAGGTACGGATGTCGAGCTTTTGCAGAACCTGCTCAAAATCTTACCCGATCCCATTGGTTCAGGTATAAAAGAAAAAGGGGTATTTGGTAAAGAAACAGAAAACGCGGTAAAAAAATTTCAGAAGTATTTCAATCTGGCCATAGATGGGATAGTGGGAGCTAACACCTTTCTTTTTTTAGGTGTACCTACTGCTTCTTATATCCCCCCTGGAGGCAATCTCTTCGGAGCCCGTATTTTGCAAAAAGGCAGTTATGGCTATGATGTCTGGGTCCTGCAAAATCGCCTGGCCACCACCGCCAAAAAATTTGCCGATACTCTGGGGCAGCCGGCAAACAGAAATTTTGACAGTAAGACGGAATCTGCCGTAAAGATGTTCCAGCGTGATGTACACCTGGAAGGCGATGGCATAGTAGGCCCCCAAACAGTTTATCAGTTGTATAATTATGCTACCATGGGGGCACGCATCCTGCAAAAAGGCCGCTGGGACCGCAACCAGGGGTATGATGTATACTGGTTGCAAAGGAACTTGCAAGAGCTGGGCTACTACCAGGGAAAGCTGGATGGTAAATTCGGTTCTCAAACCGAAGCGGCGGTAAAAAAACTGCAGGAAGCCTCTGGCATAAAGGTAGATGGCATTGTGGGCGCCAATACTTTTTATCACCTGGCTAGCTGTTGA
- the ccsA gene encoding cytochrome c biogenesis protein CcsA: protein MENSLMSLLFILLLLATMLNLARLWRPMAQGEFFSSALLYIAVITFVTILVVRTSTGGRIPFANSYEFTLLFSGGVLLFAIFVRRGLDSPLFDLTVGLVAILLLSVAGTFSSEIRPLMPALQSGWLYAHVATAVIAYGSFALAACLGMVYLARTGESGLSLSALDERIYKLVVGGFTFLTIVIITGAVWAEEVWGSWWSWDPKETWSLISWLVYSAYLHARRSYNWKGQKSAWMVIIGFAIVIFTLFGVSLLLPGLHSYL, encoded by the coding sequence ATGGAGAATAGCTTAATGAGCCTGCTTTTTATTTTATTACTGCTGGCGACAATGTTAAACCTGGCCAGGCTTTGGCGGCCAATGGCGCAGGGGGAATTTTTTAGTTCTGCCCTCTTATATATAGCAGTAATAACCTTTGTTACTATACTTGTGGTTAGAACGAGCACAGGGGGACGAATACCTTTTGCTAATTCCTATGAATTTACCCTGCTTTTTTCCGGCGGGGTCCTGCTTTTTGCCATATTTGTACGCCGGGGTTTGGATTCGCCTTTATTTGACCTCACAGTTGGATTGGTGGCAATTCTGCTCTTATCTGTTGCCGGTACCTTCTCCTCCGAAATCCGTCCCCTAATGCCGGCGTTGCAGAGTGGATGGCTTTATGCCCATGTTGCTACAGCAGTAATTGCTTATGGTTCATTTGCGTTAGCAGCTTGTTTGGGCATGGTTTACCTGGCCCGAACCGGGGAAAGCGGTTTAAGTTTGTCAGCCCTGGATGAACGAATATATAAACTGGTAGTAGGGGGATTTACCTTTTTAACCATTGTTATTATTACCGGGGCTGTGTGGGCTGAGGAAGTTTGGGGCAGCTGGTGGAGCTGGGATCCCAAAGAAACCTGGTCTTTGATTAGTTGGTTAGTGTATTCGGCCTATCTCCATGCCCGGCGCAGCTATAATTGGAAAGGACAAAAAAGTGCCTGGATGGTGATAATCGGATTTGCCATTGTCATCTTTACTCTTTTTGGCGTCAGTTTACTTTTACCTGGCTTGCATAGTTATCTATGA
- a CDS encoding cytochrome c biogenesis protein ResB encodes MQTAIYLLLIVGAVSALGTLISQGQAPAFYIHHYGKPVAFIINGLGLGNLYQVWWFLLLNILLSLSILACAYQRLRRGRKISILASLLMHLALVFILMGAIWSLGLTHDTLLEVKKGESVSLFAYGFPEGTLTLNDFKIDYYPDFQPRQYTSSLTLSAYKGQNYEEDIYVNNPLKAGSLKIYQSSWGWVMQLSDLSSSAEKNICLKERESYLLDEQEKISIQAIFLPDFVDSKTGIHSQSPIPNHPHAWLTILQQDKIIDMAIIPLGEDAELASCHLRFDSFDTYSGLHIKQDSGVYMVFAGFVLLLTGLGIRYGFEYLDKRGSR; translated from the coding sequence ATGCAGACCGCAATATATCTATTATTGATCGTCGGTGCAGTTAGTGCCCTGGGGACACTCATATCTCAGGGACAGGCACCGGCTTTTTATATACATCATTATGGCAAGCCGGTTGCTTTTATTATTAATGGCTTGGGGTTGGGCAATCTTTATCAAGTATGGTGGTTTTTGCTCTTAAATATTCTATTATCTTTAAGTATTCTGGCCTGCGCTTATCAGCGACTACGCCGGGGGAGAAAAATCAGCATTCTAGCCTCATTATTAATGCATCTGGCCCTGGTATTCATACTTATGGGTGCCATATGGTCATTAGGCCTGACCCATGATACATTGCTGGAAGTGAAAAAGGGAGAAAGCGTTTCCCTGTTTGCATATGGATTTCCAGAAGGGACGCTTACTCTAAATGATTTTAAAATAGATTATTATCCGGACTTTCAACCGCGCCAATATACCAGTAGTTTGACTTTGTCCGCTTATAAAGGACAAAACTATGAAGAGGATATATATGTTAATAACCCTTTAAAAGCCGGTAGTTTGAAAATATACCAGAGCAGCTGGGGATGGGTAATGCAATTAAGTGACTTGAGCAGTTCGGCAGAGAAAAATATTTGCCTTAAGGAGCGGGAAAGCTATCTTCTGGATGAGCAGGAAAAGATAAGTATACAGGCCATATTTTTGCCGGATTTTGTGGATAGTAAAACGGGTATTCATTCGCAAAGCCCCATTCCTAATCATCCCCACGCATGGTTGACTATTTTGCAGCAGGATAAAATAATTGATATGGCCATTATCCCACTGGGAGAAGATGCAGAGTTAGCTTCCTGTCATCTGCGCTTTGATTCTTTTGATACTTATTCAGGATTACATATTAAACAGGATTCAGGTGTATATATGGTGTTTGCTGGCTTTGTTTTATTGCTTACCGGACTTGGCATTCGCTACGGCTTCGAATATTTGGATAAAAGGGGGAGCAGGTAA
- a CDS encoding ammonia-forming cytochrome c nitrite reductase subunit c552, with protein MKPDQVKKLLMISVSVLLIVLVAGIFFFNRNNKVVLEGPQGEIAANETSSQAWAKFYPAHWDSYQANYANTEKPSHFAAKPYLTAIYAGFGFAKEYNEPRAHVYTIEDILAIDPARKKAGASCFTCKSTQVPEMVQKYGEQYYLMSFDEIKEEFTEAIGCLDCHDPKTMELRLSRPALIEALQRQGRDVDKISQQEMRSLVCAQCHVTYYFQPGSKKITFPWDKGVKAEQILAYYDEMKFSEWTHPDAGSGMVKPRHAEYETFQDSTHESAGLSCADCHMPYTKVGSKKISSHVWQSPLNNIEQSCTTCHRNGSDWLTRRVETIQNQVKQTQDLAGEAVVEAINELKISQVAANVDQAKLKEAQELHRQAQWYLDFVVVTNGYGFHNPTETLNNLGIAIDLAHKSAQKAREARGLK; from the coding sequence TTGAAACCCGACCAGGTTAAAAAGCTGCTCATGATTAGCGTTTCTGTTTTGCTGATAGTGCTGGTAGCGGGAATATTCTTTTTTAATCGAAACAATAAAGTGGTATTGGAGGGGCCTCAGGGCGAAATTGCTGCCAATGAAACCAGCTCCCAGGCCTGGGCGAAGTTTTATCCTGCTCACTGGGATAGCTATCAGGCTAACTATGCTAATACCGAAAAACCATCGCATTTTGCGGCTAAACCATACTTGACAGCCATATATGCGGGATTTGGTTTTGCCAAAGAGTACAATGAACCGCGTGCCCATGTATATACTATCGAAGATATACTGGCAATTGACCCGGCTCGAAAAAAAGCCGGGGCCTCATGTTTTACTTGTAAATCGACTCAGGTACCGGAGATGGTGCAAAAGTATGGTGAACAATATTATCTGATGAGCTTTGATGAAATAAAGGAAGAGTTTACTGAAGCAATTGGATGTTTGGATTGCCATGATCCGAAAACCATGGAATTAAGACTGAGCAGGCCAGCTCTGATTGAGGCTTTACAGAGGCAGGGCCGGGATGTGGATAAAATATCTCAGCAGGAAATGCGTAGTCTTGTCTGTGCGCAATGTCATGTTACTTATTATTTTCAGCCCGGAAGTAAAAAGATTACTTTCCCCTGGGATAAAGGGGTAAAAGCGGAGCAGATTCTGGCTTATTATGATGAAATGAAGTTTAGTGAATGGACACATCCCGATGCTGGATCGGGAATGGTAAAACCTCGCCATGCCGAATATGAAACTTTCCAGGATAGTACGCATGAGTCAGCCGGCTTGTCCTGCGCTGATTGCCATATGCCCTATACCAAGGTGGGCAGTAAAAAAATAAGCTCTCATGTATGGCAAAGCCCGTTAAACAATATTGAGCAAAGCTGCACCACCTGCCACCGTAATGGAAGCGATTGGCTGACCAGGCGGGTAGAAACTATCCAGAACCAGGTCAAACAAACCCAGGATCTGGCTGGAGAGGCAGTTGTAGAGGCGATTAATGAGCTCAAGATTAGCCAGGTGGCAGCCAATGTTGACCAGGCGAAACTAAAGGAGGCTCAGGAACTTCATCGCCAGGCTCAGTGGTACCTGGATTTTGTAGTTGTAACCAATGGTTATGGATTCCACAATCCTACGGAAACCTTGAATAATCTGGGTATAGCTATTGATCTTGCCCATAAATCAGCACAAAAAGCCCGGGAGGCCAGGGGACTGAAATAA
- a CDS encoding NapC/NirT family cytochrome c yields the protein MKKTLMWLAILAILGFSMMLTVKIPALGLAEADFCGSCHLMDEQVSSYLHSPHRNVANCGDCHDPHALVTGSAYAAYSGARDVYRVVTNSAPLEIRTTNLSKKILQENCMRCHGDLMGDIADTSHNGGDYCFHCHQEIVHER from the coding sequence ATGAAGAAAACGCTGATGTGGCTGGCAATACTGGCAATTTTAGGGTTTTCCATGATGTTGACGGTCAAAATTCCTGCGCTGGGACTGGCAGAGGCGGATTTTTGCGGCAGCTGCCATCTTATGGACGAACAAGTGTCAAGCTACCTTCATTCTCCTCATCGTAATGTAGCTAATTGCGGCGATTGTCATGATCCACATGCTCTGGTAACAGGCAGTGCCTATGCCGCTTATTCGGGTGCTAGGGATGTTTATCGGGTGGTAACTAATTCGGCTCCGCTTGAAATCCGCACTACTAACTTGAGCAAAAAAATTTTACAGGAAAATTGTATGCGCTGTCACGGTGATTTAATGGGAGATATTGCTGATACCAGCCATAATGGAGGAGACTATTGTTTCCATTGTCATCAAGAAATAGTTCATGAAAGATAA
- a CDS encoding nitroreductase family protein yields the protein METREAIFGRRSIRKYLDKPIEPEVLQDILEGAVMAPSAVNNQPWYFLAIKSQEQMEKLRGIFQEVSVKTKAVLEKRFPNNPEVVSETLGFLTSLGNARVCVLVFLLKPSKDYDIIAVESTSAAIQNLCLVAYDKGIGSCWMTAPLSTGFGDVLEKTFAPGKGKFIAAVTLGYPAVSPQAPKRKAGRYEII from the coding sequence ATGGAAACCCGGGAGGCTATTTTTGGTCGAAGGAGTATTAGAAAGTACTTGGACAAGCCGATTGAACCGGAGGTCTTACAAGATATTCTGGAAGGCGCAGTCATGGCACCATCTGCCGTCAACAATCAACCCTGGTATTTTCTGGCGATTAAGAGTCAAGAACAGATGGAAAAGTTACGGGGCATTTTTCAGGAGGTTAGTGTAAAGACCAAGGCGGTATTGGAGAAACGTTTCCCCAATAATCCCGAGGTAGTCAGCGAAACCCTGGGGTTTTTAACTAGTCTTGGCAATGCCAGGGTTTGCGTATTGGTTTTCCTGTTAAAGCCCAGCAAAGATTATGATATCATTGCGGTCGAGTCAACCTCCGCGGCGATTCAGAATCTTTGCCTGGTGGCCTATGATAAAGGGATCGGCTCCTGCTGGATGACTGCGCCTTTATCGACCGGCTTTGGCGATGTTCTGGAGAAAACGTTTGCACCTGGCAAGGGCAAGTTTATAGCTGCGGTTACGCTGGGGTATCCGGCTGTTTCTCCCCAGGCGCCGAAAAGAAAAGCGGGGCGTTATGAGATTATCTGA
- a CDS encoding lysylphosphatidylglycerol synthase domain-containing protein encodes MGILGAIATGKTRDGIWLLFIVLLLITIFLTALLLSRYSCKWRRAHRLGQFLEGIGDQGKSFRKNWLKLGIVVVLSLLFQITVVAVNYSIFLAFNLTSLGWWDACYLIPVTSAVAMIPVSINGYGVREGAYVALLAGYQVSSTVAFSSSLLFAFLVSLCSIYGGIVILRHNRQGDINNGYQESFANSR; translated from the coding sequence GTGGGCATACTTGGTGCTATTGCTACCGGAAAAACGCGAGACGGCATATGGTTATTATTCATAGTATTGTTGCTAATTACCATCTTTTTAACCGCCCTACTTCTCTCCCGATATTCCTGTAAATGGCGAAGAGCTCATCGACTAGGTCAGTTCCTTGAGGGTATTGGTGATCAAGGAAAAAGCTTTCGTAAGAATTGGCTTAAGCTGGGAATTGTGGTAGTACTGTCACTACTATTTCAGATTACTGTGGTAGCCGTTAACTACAGCATTTTTTTAGCGTTTAACCTCACTAGCTTGGGTTGGTGGGATGCCTGTTATTTAATACCTGTAACCTCGGCAGTAGCAATGATACCAGTGAGCATAAATGGTTACGGAGTTAGGGAAGGCGCATATGTAGCTTTACTTGCCGGTTATCAAGTTTCATCAACTGTAGCTTTCAGTTCCTCGTTGCTTTTTGCCTTTCTGGTAAGTTTATGCAGTATATACGGAGGAATAGTGATTTTGCGCCATAATAGACAAGGGGATATAAACAATGGATACCAAGAGAGCTTTGCAAATAGCCGGTGA
- a CDS encoding Uma2 family endonuclease: MSIASPKPDKKYSYADYLQWPDEERWEIIDGVPYDMSPAPSTKHQAISMELGRQIANYLRDKECQVFAAPFDVRLPLNAEKDEEIYNIVQPDLSVICDPSKLDEQGCKDAPDLVIEIISPFTAKKELNEKFNLYERSGIPEYWVVFPKFNVVVVYSLDDEGRYQKSGEFTSDQVLSTKLFPGLEIKLEDVFR, encoded by the coding sequence ATGTCCATAGCCTCTCCCAAACCAGATAAAAAATACAGCTATGCCGACTACCTGCAGTGGCCGGATGAAGAAAGATGGGAAATAATCGATGGGGTTCCCTATGATATGAGCCCGGCGCCTTCTACCAAACATCAAGCTATATCCATGGAATTAGGGAGACAAATAGCAAATTACCTGCGCGATAAAGAATGCCAGGTTTTTGCCGCCCCCTTTGATGTACGCCTGCCGCTAAACGCGGAAAAAGACGAGGAAATCTATAATATTGTACAACCCGACCTGAGCGTAATCTGCGATCCGAGTAAACTGGACGAACAGGGCTGCAAGGATGCGCCCGACCTGGTAATAGAAATTATCTCCCCCTTTACTGCCAAGAAGGAATTAAATGAGAAATTCAATCTCTATGAACGCAGCGGGATTCCCGAATACTGGGTGGTTTTCCCCAAATTCAATGTTGTAGTGGTATACAGCCTGGATGATGAGGGAAGATATCAAAAAAGCGGGGAATTTACCAGCGATCAGGTATTGAGCACCAAGCTCTTTCCCGGACTGGAAATCAAGCTGGAGGATGTATTTAGATAA
- a CDS encoding ATP-binding protein — protein MKEILFISGKGGTGKTALTSSFIQLAGNCIACDYDVDASNLPILLKPQNIRAYQFTAGYSAHIDEESCISCGLCMELCRFDAISSEYQVLPLFCEGCGFCEKICPVEAIAMQARSSGHCFEGVFNQKKQNLFFADLRPGEENSGKLVAQVKSMARKMADMNKAELIIADGPPGIGCAVISSMVGVDLIVLVAEPSLSGFHDLQRVHQLMQLRGIKGVLIINKWDLNPPISRELENWALKNSLPLAGKIPFSAIIAESIAKAQIPATNPEVHKMLFPLWENIIGQLNAV, from the coding sequence ATGAAGGAGATACTGTTTATAAGCGGCAAAGGAGGCACCGGCAAAACCGCGCTGACCTCTTCCTTTATACAACTGGCAGGAAATTGTATAGCCTGTGATTATGATGTCGACGCCTCTAACCTGCCTATTCTCTTAAAACCACAAAATATAAGGGCCTACCAATTCACTGCCGGATATAGCGCCCATATAGATGAGGAATCCTGTATCTCTTGTGGCCTCTGTATGGAACTCTGCCGTTTTGATGCTATCAGCTCGGAATACCAGGTTTTGCCGCTATTCTGTGAGGGATGTGGATTTTGTGAGAAGATTTGCCCGGTGGAAGCCATTGCCATGCAAGCACGGTCTTCAGGGCACTGCTTTGAGGGAGTATTCAATCAAAAAAAGCAGAACTTGTTTTTTGCCGACTTGAGACCGGGCGAGGAAAACTCCGGTAAACTGGTGGCTCAGGTTAAAAGCATGGCACGTAAAATGGCCGATATGAATAAGGCCGAGCTAATTATTGCCGACGGCCCTCCCGGAATCGGGTGCGCGGTTATTTCCTCCATGGTAGGGGTTGACCTGATAGTTTTAGTTGCCGAACCAAGCCTTTCCGGCTTCCATGATCTGCAGCGCGTTCACCAGTTAATGCAGTTACGGGGCATAAAAGGCGTATTGATTATCAATAAATGGGATCTAAATCCCCCGATCAGCCGGGAGCTAGAAAACTGGGCGCTGAAAAACTCCCTGCCCCTGGCCGGTAAAATACCTTTCAGTGCTATTATTGCCGAATCTATTGCCAAAGCTCAAATCCCAGCCACTAATCCCGAAGTGCATAAAATGCTTTTTCCCCTCTGGGAAAATATTATTGGACAGTTGAATGCGGTTTAA
- a CDS encoding 4Fe-4S binding protein translates to MEINMQIAVASGKGGTGKTLVSTCLLRILGDENSALIDTDVEEPNAGLVLMASAPETANVSRLVPEIDYNYCNFCGSCAEVCNFNALLVLNEKVLLFHELCHSCGACAYLCPLAAIKEKEHPIGVIEEARLPGHGRVLTGRLNIGEAQGPPLIKAVKKQGERAALRIIDCPPGTTCAMIESIRDSDYCLLVTEPTPFGLHDLELSLEAVEMLGIPGGLVINRWQGEDGELLALSGQTGVPILGRIPFSVELAQAYMQGRDPLEAMPVLLDILSDVFRQIKGALS, encoded by the coding sequence ATGGAGATAAATATGCAAATCGCTGTCGCCAGTGGCAAAGGCGGTACAGGGAAGACTTTGGTAAGTACTTGTCTGCTGCGGATTCTGGGTGATGAGAATTCAGCTTTGATTGATACTGATGTGGAAGAACCCAATGCGGGATTGGTATTAATGGCTTCGGCCCCAGAAACTGCTAATGTAAGCCGCTTAGTACCCGAAATTGACTATAATTATTGCAATTTCTGCGGAAGCTGCGCCGAAGTATGCAATTTTAATGCCCTGCTGGTACTTAACGAAAAAGTCTTGCTTTTCCATGAGCTGTGCCATTCCTGCGGAGCCTGTGCCTATCTTTGTCCCCTGGCGGCCATAAAGGAAAAAGAGCATCCTATCGGGGTTATTGAAGAAGCCCGGTTGCCAGGGCATGGCCGGGTATTGACCGGTCGGCTTAATATCGGGGAAGCTCAGGGTCCGCCGCTCATAAAAGCAGTGAAAAAGCAGGGGGAAAGAGCCGCCTTAAGAATAATCGATTGTCCTCCCGGAACTACCTGCGCCATGATTGAGTCCATAAGAGACAGTGACTATTGCCTGTTGGTGACTGAGCCTACCCCCTTTGGCTTGCATGACCTGGAACTCTCCCTGGAAGCTGTGGAAATGTTGGGGATACCCGGAGGATTGGTGATAAACCGCTGGCAGGGGGAAGATGGAGAGCTATTAGCCCTGTCCGGCCAAACCGGGGTTCCTATACTGGGGCGCATTCCCTTTAGTGTGGAATTGGCCCAGGCTTATATGCAAGGCCGGGATCCTTTGGAGGCCATGCCCGTTTTGCTTGATATCTTAAGCGATGTTTTTAGGCAGATTAAGGGGGCCTTATCATGA